Part of the Bacillus andreraoultii genome is shown below.
GACTGCCTAATTTCACCATTTACCCGGCATTCAATCTGTAAGTTTGTCGGGTCGACTATCTCGTCACTCGTAACTAAATAAGGACCAACCGGGGCAAATGAATCTAGCGACTTTCCTAATAACCATTGGCCTGATAAAAACTGAAGACTACGTGCCGATAAATCATTTCCACAAGTATAACCGAAGACATAGTCCAATGCATTCGTCTCCGAAATATTCTTTGCTTCTTTCCCTATCATAATTACTAGTTCTGCTTCGTAATCAACTTTTTCGTCATTTTCTGGAAGATTAATTGTTTGATTATGAGCTGCTAAAGTATTATTAAATTTACTAAAAAGAACTGGGTTTTTCGGTAATTCCATTAATGTTTCTTCTACATGATTCCTATAGTTTAATCCGACACAAATAATTTTTTCTGGATGCGAAATAATTGGTGCAAATGTAATTTCTTCTTCCTGTAATAGATTCTCTTCGTACTCTGCTATATTCAGTAATAGATGTATTGATGATTGTCCACCTTTTAAAATCTCCTCTATTGTATGTGGAATCTCTATATTTTTCTGATGAGCCAATGCTTTTAAATCAATAATCCCCTTATCCACCTTAAGACCTAGTCTTATTTCTCCATTTCGATAAAAATGTAAAAATTTCATAAATATCCCCTTTCATTCGTTTTATTTTATTTTATCAATAATTGTGTGTTTTTTCTAAATTAATCGTTATTTTACAGAAACAACTCGATTTTGATTAATTCCATTACTTTTATCAGATAATAAAACTAAAATGAGAAAGGATCATTATTATGAAGAAACGAGGAATTCAATTAACACTTCAAACTTCAAGTCTAATCGTCGGTTTCATGGTCTGGGTACTTTTATCGTCTCTTATGACTTATATTAAAGAAGACATAGCACTGACTTCTGGTCAAGCATCAATCGTTACTGCTGTACCTGTCATTTTAGGTTCGCTTTTACGAATCCCCCTTGGCTTTTATAGTGACCGATTCGGAGCAAGATTAATTTTTAGTATTAGTTTTCTTATACTTTTATTTCCCGTTTTTTTTATTAGTACTGCCGATTCATTCATCGATTTAATTATTGGAGGATTATTTTTAGGTATAGGAGGAGCAACTTTTTCAATCGGCGTAACATCGCTACCAAAGTACTATCCGAAAGAAAGACATGGTTTCATTAATGGCGTTTATGGTGTTGGTAACGCCGGAACTGCAATTACAACTTTTGGAGCACCAATTTTAGCAAGTTCGATTGGCTGGCAAGGAACCGTACGTCTTTATTTAATTCTCTTACTCGCTTTTATTGCCTTAATCTTCGTATTTGGAGATCGTAAAGAAGTAAAAGTAAAAAAATCGATGGTTGAGCAAATTCAAGGGGTTTATAAAAATGCAACATTATGGTTCTTAAGCCTGTTTTACTTTATTACTTTCGGAGCTTTTGTCGCGTTTACCGTGTTTTTACCAAGTTTTTTAGTAACTTATTTTGGATTAGACCCTGTAGATGCTGGACTTAGAACAGGATTCTTTATTATTTTAGCAACGGCAATGCGACCAATTGGCGGATTTTTAGCAGATAAATTTAATGCGTTTATTATATTAATGCTCGTATTTTGTTTTGTCTCTTTATCAGGAATTCTACTTGCTTTTTCTCCGGATATTAAGTGGTACACTGTAGGCGCATTGTCAGTAGCTGTTTCAGCTGGTATCGGTAATGGAACGATTTTTAAACTTGTTCCCTTATATTTTTCAAACCAAGCAGGAGTTGTAAACGGCATTGTTTCAGCAATGGGTGGTCTTGGTGGATTTTTTCCTCCTTTATTACTAACAGCGGTAAATAATATGACCGGGCAATATGCAATAGCTTTTATGTTAATGTCTGAATTTGCACTTGTCAGCTTTGTCATTGTTGCTTTTATGTATTATCAAGAAAAATTAGCTACGATGCGAAACTCGAAGCTTAATTAAAAAAATATGCAATAATTATAAAACCAGGCGTAATAGTAGCCTGGTTTTTTTACTTGGTAAAAATGGTTCGTACCTTCTTATTATATTTTTTGTCTTTTATAATTTGATCTTGACCGATATTGCTGCGGTGGTCTAGCTGGATAGCGAATCGGAAAACTAAAGATGTGAACAAGCCGAGTGAACGGAATCGACGCAAAAAGAGCAAAGGCCGAAACGATATGAAATTTGAACAAAAACGGAACACCATGCATTAGTTCATATTTCGGTTGGAATATAAATAAACTACGGAACCACGGTCCTATTGTTTCACGGTACTCGTATGGGTAGACTGTTAAATTAAATATAATCGTCATGTAAGTACCTGTTGCAGCGACAAAAAGAACGGCGAGAACTGAAAAATAGTCAGCGAATGTCGCTTTCACCCTTACCGGATCAATTGTAATCTTTCTTATTAATAGTATAACTAGTCCAACTACTACCATCAGTCCAGCTAATCCACCACCGTAAATTGCTCCAAAATGATAGAGGTGGTCTGGTATACCTAACGCATTATAAAACTCTAACGGAATAACGACTCCCATGATGTGACCAATAAAAGCGAAAATAATACCATAGTGGAATAGTGGAGACCCAATTCGCAACCACTTCTTTTCGAAAAAATTTGTTGAAGGTGCAGCCCAAGTAAGTTGTCTAAAAGCGTAACGATATAATAAACCTACAATCATAATTGTTAAGGTTAAATACGGAAATACTACCCAAAAAAAGAGATCGGTCATACATGTACCTCCCTGATGTCATTTGTAAGTTTACCCGATTATTGATACATAATCGGGTATGGTAATTCTTCCAAATCGGCCTCTTCTCGACCCTTTTCTAATTGTTGCAATTCTTCTTTCGTAGGTTGAGAAAAAACATACTTCATAAGCATTGTAAATACACCAAAATAAGGGTTGTTTTCAAATAAATTCTCTTTCATATAACTCAATGCAACGCCAATTCTCTTTTTTAATCGTTCAATTTCTGAGTTTTCAGGTGCAACTGTTAGAAACTCAAGCAGCATCGGTATGTAGTCAGCTAACTCTTCACCTACTCGTTCAAATCCAGCATGATTAATGATTTTTTGTAGTTTTATTAAAGCAGCTCCTCGACGGTTACTATCTCCTAACTCATGAGCTGTTAAATAAAGACCTAGTTTTGTTTTTAAATCAAACGTTTCAACATAAAGCTCTTTTAACTGTATATCACTAAAAGTTACGAATGGCCTATACATCATTCGAATTTCTTCTTTTACTGTTGATGAAGCGATTGTATGTTGAACAAACTCTTCTACTTCTTCAAGAAGCTCTTTCAATCCTACATCAGGATAATCTAAAAGCCGAGATGCAACGAGGAGAATCGTTCTATGTTCATTATTCATTGACTCTCTCTCACTTTCATCATGCCGTATCTTGGGTTCATTCCTTCTTTCGGAGCTAGTTCCTCTAAACTACAAGCACCTTGCTTATAAAAGAGGTCATCATCCATTTCTCTTCGACCAGTTGGGATTACGTATCGTTCTTTGTACTTGGCAACACCTAATAATCGAGCCATTTCCACTACTTCTTCTGGTGTTGTTTCGGCTTCTTTTAATAATTCACTTTGACGGAATTCATCGACACCTCCAACTGTTTTTCCACGCATGAAGACACGCATCGCTGTTAATTTTAGCAACACTTTACGTACTACACTCACATCATCTGCAGCTAAAATAGACGCTAAGTATTCGATTGGAATCCGCATTTGTTCAACGGCTGGAATATAACCATCTGTGTTTAGCTCATCCTCATTTGTTATATGGTTCATAATTGGGCTGAGTGGAGGCACATACCAAACCATTGGTAATGTTCGATATTCCGGATGAAGTGGTAATGCAATCTTCCACTTCATTGCCATTTTATAAATTGGCGACTCTTTCGCTGCTTCAATCCACGAATCGTTAATTCCAGCTTCTCTCGCTTTTTCTTGAATTTCCGGGTCAAATGGATCAAGGAAACAAGCAAGCTGGGCTTCATATAAATCTTGTGGATCCTCGACTGAAGCGGCCGCTTTTACTTTATCAGCATCATATAAAACAACGCCAATATAACGAATTCGTCCAACACAAGTTTCCGAGCAAATGGTTGGCAGTCCTGCTTCAGTTCGTGGATAACAGAAATTACATTTTTCCGCCTTATGTGTATTCCAATTATAGTAAACTTTATGGTATGGACAGCCGTTTTGACAAAAACGCCAACCACGACATGCATCATGGTCAACTAAGACAATTCCGTCTTCATCGCGTTTATATAGCGCCCCTGTTGGACAGGAAGCGACACAAGATGGGTTTAAGCAATGTTCACAGATTCGCGGCAA
Proteins encoded:
- a CDS encoding fumarylacetoacetate hydrolase family protein, encoding MKFLHFYRNGEIRLGLKVDKGIIDLKALAHQKNIEIPHTIEEILKGGQSSIHLLLNIAEYEENLLQEEEITFAPIISHPEKIICVGLNYRNHVEETLMELPKNPVLFSKFNNTLAAHNQTINLPENDEKVDYEAELVIMIGKEAKNISETNALDYVFGYTCGNDLSARSLQFLSGQWLLGKSLDSFAPVGPYLVTSDEIVDPTNLQIECRVNGEIRQSSNTRHMIFSIAKIISYVSKHFTLQPGDLIFTGTPDGVIMGYSEEKQKWLQSGDRIEVEIEKVGTLVNILM
- a CDS encoding nitrate/nitrite transporter, whose translation is MKKRGIQLTLQTSSLIVGFMVWVLLSSLMTYIKEDIALTSGQASIVTAVPVILGSLLRIPLGFYSDRFGARLIFSISFLILLFPVFFISTADSFIDLIIGGLFLGIGGATFSIGVTSLPKYYPKERHGFINGVYGVGNAGTAITTFGAPILASSIGWQGTVRLYLILLLAFIALIFVFGDRKEVKVKKSMVEQIQGVYKNATLWFLSLFYFITFGAFVAFTVFLPSFLVTYFGLDPVDAGLRTGFFIILATAMRPIGGFLADKFNAFIILMLVFCFVSLSGILLAFSPDIKWYTVGALSVAVSAGIGNGTIFKLVPLYFSNQAGVVNGIVSAMGGLGGFFPPLLLTAVNNMTGQYAIAFMLMSEFALVSFVIVAFMYYQEKLATMRNSKLN
- the narI gene encoding respiratory nitrate reductase subunit gamma → MTDLFFWVVFPYLTLTIMIVGLLYRYAFRQLTWAAPSTNFFEKKWLRIGSPLFHYGIIFAFIGHIMGVVIPLEFYNALGIPDHLYHFGAIYGGGLAGLMVVVGLVILLIRKITIDPVRVKATFADYFSVLAVLFVAATGTYMTIIFNLTVYPYEYRETIGPWFRSLFIFQPKYELMHGVPFLFKFHIVSAFALFASIPFTRLVHIFSFPIRYPARPPQQYRSRSNYKRQKI
- the narJ gene encoding nitrate reductase molybdenum cofactor assembly chaperone gives rise to the protein MNNEHRTILLVASRLLDYPDVGLKELLEEVEEFVQHTIASSTVKEEIRMMYRPFVTFSDIQLKELYVETFDLKTKLGLYLTAHELGDSNRRGAALIKLQKIINHAGFERVGEELADYIPMLLEFLTVAPENSEIERLKKRIGVALSYMKENLFENNPYFGVFTMLMKYVFSQPTKEELQQLEKGREEADLEELPYPIMYQ
- the narH gene encoding nitrate reductase subunit beta: MRIKAQVAMVMHLDKCIGCHTCSVTCKNTWTNRPGTEYMWFNNVETRPGVGYPKRWEDTKRYKGGWVLENGKLKLRAGGPISKLANIFYNPNMAEMEDFYEPWTYDYDNLIHSPKRDNLPVARPISQITGKYIDKPEWGSNWDDDLAGGSENIKNDPNVEKLQEHIKAEYEKTFMMYLPRICEHCLNPSCVASCPTGALYKRDEDGIVLVDHDACRGWRFCQNGCPYHKVYYNWNTHKAEKCNFCYPRTEAGLPTICSETCVGRIRYIGVVLYDADKVKAAASVEDPQDLYEAQLACFLDPFDPEIQEKAREAGINDSWIEAAKESPIYKMAMKWKIALPLHPEYRTLPMVWYVPPLSPIMNHITNEDELNTDGYIPAVEQMRIPIEYLASILAADDVSVVRKVLLKLTAMRVFMRGKTVGGVDEFRQSELLKEAETTPEEVVEMARLLGVAKYKERYVIPTGRREMDDDLFYKQGACSLEELAPKEGMNPRYGMMKVRESQ